One Skermanella pratensis genomic window, TCGTCCAGCACATGGGCGCCTTCTACGTGCCGAGCTTCGCCGCCCGGCTGGACCGCCAGTCCGCGCTGACCGTCAGGATGGCCGAGTCCGGCATGCGCGTGACGGCCGGCGAGGTGCTGATAGCGCCCGGCGACCGTCACATGGCGTTGCGCCGGGACGGCTTCGGCTATCTGTGCGAGATCGTCGACGGGCCGCCGGTCAGCGGTCACCGGCCGTCGGTCGATGTCCTGTTCAATTCGGTCGCCGAAGTGGCGGGCGCCAACGCGGTCGGCGTGATCCTGTCGGGGATGGGACGCGACGGCGCATCCGGGATGGCGGCGATGCGTGCCGCCGGCGCCTGGACGATCGGGGAGAACGAGCAGAGCTGCGTCGTCTACGGCATGCCGCGCATGGCCAAACTGGGAGGCGGCGTCGCCGTCGAGATGCCGCTTGGGCAGATCCCGGCCGAGATGCTCCGCGCCGCGGTGGCCCCCGCCGCACGGCCGGCCTGATGACGGACGGGGGAGACTGACCGATGTCGCTCGGATTGTTGAAGAGCATCGCCGGCAGCCGTTCCGACGCGCTGCCGGCGGCCGTCCGCCCGGCTCCGGTTCCGGTCCCGGCTCCGGCCGCGGAGCCGCCGGCCGATGCCGGGTACGACGATCTGCTGGGCCGCTGGCTCGGCTTCTCCGAGCTTCAGAACCATTGCCTGGACGCCCTGGCGACCGAGGTGAGGCGGACAAGCGACCTGGTCGAGTCCAGCACGCTGGAGATCAGCTCGCGGTTCCGCGATCTCGCCACCTCGGCGCAGGAGCAGACCAAGCGGGTCGAGGACATCATCGCGGTCGCCAACTCCGTCACGATCGACGGCGAAGCCATTCCGCTCGACCGTGTCGTCGCGACGATGCAGCAGATCCTGGTCGAGATGGTCAACAACATCGTCAACCTGTCGAAGCAGGCCATGACGATGGTCTATGTGCTTGACGACGTGGTCCGGGATGTCGGCGAGGTCGAGAAGAGCATCGCCGACATCGACACGATCAACCGCCAGACCAATTTCCTGGCGCTCAACGCGACCATCGAGGCCAGCCGCGCGGGCGAGGCCGGCAGGACCTTCGCGGTGGTCGCCAACGAGGTGCGGCACCTGTCCAAGGCGACCGGGGACCTCGCCGGCCGCATGCGAGACAAGGTCGGCGCCGTCGTCGTGGGGGTTCGGCGCGGCCACGAGATCCTGCGAGACATCGCCAACACCGACCTGTCGCCGCAGATGCTCGCCAAGGACCGCATCGACATGACGATGATGAGCCTGGTCGCGCAGAGCCAGCATTTCCAGAGCGTGCTCCAGGACGCCGCGCGGGTCTCGACCGAGATCTCGGCCCATATCAGCCAGGTCATCACCCGGATGCAGTTCCAGGACCTGGCCAAGCAGCGCCTGGACCACGTGATCGACGGCATGACCGTTATGTCGAACGGCCTTGGGGAGCTGGGCGCGAGGACGCGCTTGGCGCTGCCGGCCGGCACCGGGATGGACTTCCCGCAGGAATGGGTGGACCAGCTGCTGTCCGGCATGACCCTGAGCGAGCTTCGCCAGCGCTTCGTCCGCCGCATGCTGCTGGCGGGTTCGGCGCTGGATGCGCACGGCGCGCTGGACCACGAGACGGGCTTTCCGGAGGCCGACGGCGCGGATCCGGGCCTGTCGGACGGCACGGACGACGACAATGTCGAACTATTCTGATCGAGCGTGAGATTGCCCGGCGGCGGCAGCGCATTCTGCCATTCATGGAGCGGTGTGTAGAGATGGATTACCGTATCGAGCTGGACGACCTGGAAGCACGCATCTTCATCTCGGGCCGCCTGACCTTCAACGACCATGGCAAGGTCCGCAGCATGATCCAGGAAATGGTGCAGAGCCATCCGAAGCGTCAGGTGATGATGATCGGCGGGCTGGATTTCGTGGACAGCTCCGGCCTCGGCATGATCCTGGTCGCGCGCGAGGAGGTGGCCCAGGTCGACAAGAAGCTGTTCCTCCGCGGAGCGCAGGGGCAGGTCAAGCGGGTCCTTGCGGTGGCCCAGCTGGACAAGATCGTGGACATCCAGGACTGACGCGGATTTCGGGTGGGCCGGCCATGGGGGCGAGCACGCTCTACGGTGTCGGACTGGCAGCCGAGCACCTCCAGGAGATCGCGGCGCTGGTCGATCGCGGCGGCTGCCCCGTCGTCTGCGGCCTTCCGGCCGACGCCGCCCGGATCGACGGTGCCGCCGTGCTCGCGGCGGGCCTCGACCAAGCATGCCTGAGCGAGGTCCTGGACCGGGGAGCCGGGGCCTGCATCGAGATCGGTTCGCTCGACGCTCCGACGGCGGCGGAGTGCGTTCGGCGTGCGGCGGGCTGCACCCTGTTCCTGTCCCTGACCACGGCCAGCGCCTATCGGCTGCCCGTGGCCCAGACCGTGGTGGCCGTGATCGACGGGCGGGCGCCGCTGGGGCAGGAGAGGTGCTACGACATCGAGCTGGCGCTCCAGGAGGCCGTCAGCAATGCGGTGATCCATGGCAACCTGACCGTGTCGAGCCTGCGCGGCCCAACGCTGGCGGCGCTGGACACCTTCTCCTGCGACCTCAACGAGAGGCTGGCCGACCCGGCGCTGGCGAACCTGCGGGTCGGGATCGCCGTGTCGATCGACGATGCTCGGATCACCATCGACGTGATCGACCAGGGTCCCGGCTTCGTGCCGAAACCTCGGGCGCCTACGACGGCGAGCGGGCGGGGCATCGGCCTGATCGAATCCCTGGCGGCCGAGTGGGAGCTGCTCGACGACGGCCGCCGGGTCCGCATGAGGTTCGCCCGATGAACGGCGTGATGGAGATGGCCTCCGCGGCGGCGCTGACCGAGCTTCGGCAGGTCGGGATCTTCGATTGCCTGATCCTGGTGGTGGACGACACCGACTTCAACCGCACCTTGATCACGGCGATGCTCCGGCAGGCGGGGTTCCGCCGGATCGAGCACGCGGTCGACGGCATCGACGCGCTGCGCAAGATCGACCATGAAGTGCCCGACCTGGTCATCCTGGACATCGTGATGCCTGGACTGGACGGGTTCGAGGTGTGCCGGCGCCTGCGCGCCGAGGACCGCTTCGCCGATCTGCCCGTCCTCGTGCAGACCGCCCTGTCCAACACCGAGGACCGCAACAAGGCCTTCCAGCTCGGCACCACCGACCTGATCACCAAGCCGATCGACCGCAACGAACTGCTGGCCCGTGTCCGCATCCATCTGGAGAACCGGATGCTGATCCAGGACCTCCAGCTCTACCGCACCCGGCTGGAGAACGAACTGGCCATGGCGCGGGAGATGTACGGCCATCTGCTGCCGACCGCCGCGATCTTCGACCAGATCAGCCGCGACAGCGGCGTGCGCATCCGGCACCACCGGGCCGTCTCGTCCGAACTGGGCGGCGACATCTGGGGCGTCATTCCGCTGCAGGAAGGACGCTTCGGGCTCTACCTGCTCGACATGACCGGGACCGGCGTGTCGGCGGCCTTGAACGCATTCCGCATGCATACCGTGCTCCATGAACTGGCACCGCTGGCCTCTTATCCCTCCCGTTTCCTGACCGAGGCCAATGCGCGGGCCGTCGGGCTTTTCGAGTCGGACGAGCGGGCGGCGATGATCTATGGCGTGGTCGATCCGATCGCCGGGACCTTCTCCTACACCACCGCCTCGGCCAAGCGGCCGATCCTGGTCCGGCGGGGCGCCGACGCGGCCACCCTGGGCGAGGCCGACGGCGCGCCGGTCGGCCATGCCGCCGAGAGCGTCTACCATACCCGCACCCTGGCGTTCGGGCCGGGTGCCATGCTGCTGCTCTACAACAATGCCGTGCTGACGGCCCTGCCGGGCGACGGCGGCAAGGCGGCGGAACGGGCGCTCGCCGACCTCGCGGTTCCCGCCCTGCAGGCGCCTAGCCTGGACGAGGCCTATGACCGCATGGTAGCGGCACTCGCCCGCGCGGTCGGCGACCGGCCTGGGCAGGACATGACCCTGGTCTTCCTGGCCAAGGACGCCTGTACCTCCCCCTGGGCGGAGCGGTAGATGAGCAGTTCGGCCTCTGCGCCCGTCAGTATCCGGAACGCCCGGATCCTGGTGGTCGACGACAACCGGGTGAACCGTCACCTGCTGGTCGCCGTGCTTCAGCGCGGCGGCTTTCCCCATGTGGAGATGGCCGAGGACGGGATCGACGCGCTGGCCAAGATCGAGGCGAACGCGCCCGACCTGATCCTGCTCGACCTGATGATGCCGAAGCTGGACGGCTTCGAGGTGTGCCGCCGGCTGCGCACCGATCCCAACCGCCGGGACCTGCCGATCCTGGTCCAGAGCAGCCTGTCGGGCTCGGAAGACCGGACCCGCGCCTTCTCGGTCGGGGCGACCGATTTCGTCAGCAAGCCGATCAACGCGACCGAACTGCTGTCCCGGGTCCGCATCCACCTGGAGAACCAGGCGCTGCTGCGCGACCTGCAGGGCTATCGCCGGCGCCGCCAGGGCGAGCTGGCGCTGGCGCGGAGCATGCAGGAACGGCTGCTGCCGGCCCCGTCGCGGCTGCGGGAGACCAAGGCCGACCTGGGCCTGAGCCTGGCGGCCCATTTCGAGCCGTCCTCGGAACTGGGCGGCGATTTCTGGGACCTGCGGCGCGACGGGCGCGGCCGGCTGATCGTCTGGCTGGTCGATTTCTCCGGCCACGGCGTCGGCGCGGCGCTCAACACTTTCAGATTGCACGCGATCCTGCGGCAGATGGACCTGAACGATTTCGACCCGGCCGACCATCTGCGCGAGGTGAATGAACGGGTCTGTCCGCTTCTGCGCAGCGGCCAGTTCGCGACCATGCTGGTCGGCGTGGTCGATCCGGTGGAGAACACGTTCCACTATGCTTCCGCCGGGGCGCCGGCGCCGATGGTCTGGCAGGCTGGCGACGCCGCGCCGGAGTTCGGCGACAGCAGCGGATTGCCGGTCGGCATCCTGGCCTCGGCCCGCTACCAGAACCGCGACCTGGCCTTGCCGGTCGGCGGCCGGCTGTTCCTCTACAGCGATGGCGCCAGCGAGTTGTGGACCTCCGAGGATACCGTCCTGGGCGAGGAGGGGCTGCTCGACCTGGTCCGCGGTCACATGCATCAGGAGGAGGACGCCGGCTTCCTGGCCGGCCTGCTCGGCTCCCTCACCGCGCTGGGAAATTTCGACGACGACGTGACCGCGCTGGTGCTGACCCGCCGCGCGTAACGTCATCGGACGTCATCCGTCCGCGATCGGGTCGTAGAAAGCGGCGGAAAAACCCGCCTTGTCCCGGCTCTCCTCGTTGAAGGGACGCTTCAATCCGCCCTTGAAATGGGTGCGGACGAGGTTCTGCCAAGTGGGAATCGGCGGGACGCCCAGTTTGTCGCAGACATGCTCGAACCAGCGCCGGCCGGCGGCCACATGGGTGATCTCGTCGTCGTGGATGATCTGGAGCGCGTCGGCGCCGGCGTCGTCGCCGACGGTGCGCAGGTTCCGGATCATGGCGGGGGTCACGTCCAGCCCGCGCGCCTCCAGCACCAGCGGCACGATGGCGAGGCGGGCGGCGAGGTCGTGGGCGGTGTCCCGGCTGGCCTGCCAGAGCCCGTCATGGGCGGGCAGGGCGCCGTAGCGGCTGCCGAGGTCGGCCAGTCGGCGGCACAGCATGTCGAAATGCCGCGCCTCGTCGTCGGCGACCTGGACCCAATCGTCGGTGAAACCCTTGGGCATGCCGGCGCCGAAGCGGGCGACGATGTCCCAGGACAGGTCGATGGCGTTCAGCTCGATATGGGCGAGGGCGTGGATCAGCGCGGTCCGCCCGGCGACGCTGCCGGCCTTGCGGCGCGGCGGCATGTCGCGCGGCAGGCGAAGCTCCGGATAGTCGGGACGCGCCGGCCGGTCGGGCGGGACCGGCGGGCCAGGCGGCTCGATCCCGGCCAGCGCGCCGGTCCGCCACTCCTCGGCGAACCGGCGGGAGAGGCGGACCTTCTCCGCAGGGTCGGCGGTGGTCAGGACGGTGACGGCGGCAGACCTGATACTCATGGCCCGAGTACTTATGGATTGATGCTCAGCGGCGCCCGTAGGCGATGAATTCCCCGTTCAGAAAGTCCGGCTTGCCGTAGCCCAGCGGCTTGCCGTCGGGCGTTTCGATGGAGCCGCCGGCGGCCAGTAGGATCGCGTGGCCGGCCGCCGTGTCCCATTCGCAGGTCGGGCCGAAGCGGGGATAGACGTCGACCTCGCCGCGCGCGATCAGGCAGAACTTCAGCGCGCTGCTGGAGTGGCGGTGCTCCTTCACCAGCTTGCCTTCCAGGAACTTGTCGAGCCGTTCGCGGTCGCCGTGCCGGCGGCTGGACAGCACCACCAGCCCGTCGGGCGGAATCATGCGGGCGGAGATCGGCACGTCGCTGCGGCCCTGGACGCAGTGGACGGCGGTGCCGGGACCGGCGGCGGCGTAGAGGTCGCCGTCCACCGGCAGGTACATGACGCCCAGGACCGGAACGCCGTCCTTCACCAGGCCGATATTCACGGTGAATTCGCCGGTGTGCTCGACGAAGCTGCGCGTGCCGTCCAGCGGATCGACCAGCCAGTAGGTGCCGTGGTCGCCCGGCGGGGACTTGCCGGCGGCGTGCTGCTCCTCCGAGATGACGGGAATGTTCGGGGTCAGGTGGTGCAGGGCCGGTAGGATGACGGATTCGGCGGCGTGGTCGGCGGCGGTGACCGGACTGCCGTCTGCCTTGACGTGGGCGGTCACGGTGTCGGTGTAATACCGGAGTATGACCTGCCCGGCCTCCCGCGCGATGGTGCGCACGGCCGGAAGCAACTTGGCAAAGCCGTGATCCAGGCTCTGATCCGCCCTACGATCTGACATGAGTCCCCCAAAGGTCACAAGATGGGGAGCATACGCCCCCGCGCGACCCTTGGGGAACCCCTGCCGACGTTATTCGGCGGCGATCGCGGGGCGATGCTCCTGGATCAGGCGCCAAATCTTCTGCGGTGTTGCAGGCATGTCCACATGCCGCACCCCGTAGACCGACAGCGCGTCGACCACGGCGTTGATCACCGCGGGCGGCGCCCCGATCGCCCCGGCCTCCCCGGCGCCCTTCATGCCGAGCGCGTTGGTCGTGCTGGGCACCTCGTTCAGCTTGAACTGGACGAACGGGATGTTGTTCGCCCGGGGCATGCAATAGTCCATGAAGGAGCCGGTCAGCAGCTGGCCCGAATCGGGGTCGTAGACGCATTCCTCATACACGGCCTGCCCGATGCCCTGGCCGACGCCGCCATGGACCTGGCCTGCCAGCATCATCGGGTTGAGCACCTTGCCGAAATCATCGACCACGGTGTAGCGGACGAACTCGATCCCGCCGGTGTCCTCGTCGATCTCCAGCTCGCAGATGTGGCAGCCGTTGGGGAAGGTCGCGGCCGGTGGGGTCCAACGGGCCTCCTCGTCGAAGGCGAAGCCGCCGTCGGACGGGGCGCTGGCCTTGGCGACATCCTGGATCGTCACCTTGCGGTCGGTGCCGACGATGGTGAAGGTCCCGTCCTCGAACCCGATATCCACGGCCGCCGCCTCCAGCAGCTCGGCCGCCTTGGCCCGGGCCTTCTCGATCACCCGTTCCGCCGTGTCGGACAGGGCGGCGCCGCCGACCGGGATGGAGCGGGAGCCGCCCGTGCCGGAGCCGAAGCTGATCCGCGCGCTGTCGCCCTGGACGATCTCGATGTCCTCCGCCGGGATGCCCAGCCGGTCGGAGACGATCTGGGTATAGGCCGTCTCGTGCCCCTGGCCGTTGGACTGGGAGCCGATCAGCACCGTCACCTTGCCGGTGCCGGCTATCTGGATCGTCGCCTGCTCCGGTCCGCCGCCCGAGCACGCCTCGATATATGTCGCGAGGCCGATGCCGCGCAGCCTGCCGCGCGACCGCGCCTCCGCCCGGCGCTGCTCGAAGCTGTTCCAGCCAGACAGCTCCAGCGCGTCGTCCATGTTGCGGGCGAACTCGCCGGTGTCGTAGGTGAGGTCCAGCGCGGTGTTGAAGGGCATCGCCTCCGGCGGGATGAAGTTGCGCCGGCGCAGCTCGCCCGGATGCATCCCCAGCTCGCGCGCCGCCGCGTCCACCAGCCGCTCCAGCAGGTAGGCCGCTTCCGGCCGGCCGGCGCCGCGGTAGGCGTCCACCGGGTTGGTGTTGGTGAAGACGCCCTTGACCAGCACGTGGATCGCCGGGGTGGTGTAGACCCCGGCCAGCATCGCCGTGCCCGCGTCGGTCGGGATGTAGGGGCCGAAGTTCGAGAGGTAGGCGCCCAGGTTGGCGACCGTGGAGACCCGCAGCGCCAGGAACCTGCCGTCGGCGTCCAGCGCCAGGTCGGCGTGGGAGACGTTGTCGCGCCCGTGGTCGTCGCTGAGGAACGCCTCGCCCCGGTCGGAGGTCCACTTGACCGGACGGTTCAGCTTGCGCGCGGCGAACAGCGACAGGACATATTCGGGATACATGAAGATCTTCATGCCGAAGCCGCCGCCCACGTCGGTGGTCAGCACGTGGAACTTCTCTTCCGGCTCGTTGAAGATCTGGGTCGCGAGCTGGGTGCGCAGCCCGTGGACGCCCTGGCTGGAGACGTAGAGGACGTAGCGGTCGGTGTCGTCGATCGAGGCGAGGCAGGCCCGACCCTCCATGGAGTTCGGCACGATCCGGTTGTTCACCAGGTCGATGCTGACCACCTTGGCGGCCTTGGCGAATCCGGCCTCGGTCGCGGCGTGGTCGCCTTTCTCCCACTCGAAGCTGAGGTTGCCGGGCGCCTGCTCCCACACCTGGGGGGCGTTGGACGCCAGGGCGCCCACGGTGTCGGCGATGGCCGGCAGCTCCGAATAGTCGATCATGACCAGCTCGGAGGCGTCGCGCGCCGCGTCCAGCGTCTCCGCGACGATGAAGACGACGGGGTCGCCCACGTGGCGGACGCGGCCCTTGGCGAGGGCCGGGCGCGGCGGCATCACCAGCGGCTGGCCGTTGCGCTGGACCAGCGGGACGTTGCAGGGCAGGGGGGCGATGTTGGCCGCCTCCAGGTCGTCCACCGTGTAGATGCCGAGCACGCCGGGGGCGTTGCGGGCGTCTTCCAGGTCGATGGAGACGATCTCCGCATGGGCGTGGGGCGAGCGCAGGACGTACCCGTAGGTCTGCCCCGGCAGGGAAATGTCGTCGGTATAGCGCCCGCGCCCGGTCAGCAGGCGGGCGTCCTCGGTGCGCGGCACCGCTTGTCCGATTCCAAACTTGGCCATGTGATCTGAACCCCCTGAAGGAATGCGCCGGCAGATTGTGCTGCCTGGTTGTGCCGTTGTCTCCGTAAGCCAGAGAGTTTATGCGTGTCCAGCCGGATGACAAACCCCGGAAGTGGTCTTACCTGACATGTCCCGAAAAGATGCTTGGCGGGCGGCGCGGGGTCCTTATGTTGCAGGATGTTTCACCGATCAGCCGAGCTTGGAAAGCACCGGAAAGCCATGTGCGGACGCTATACCCTCGCGACTCCGGTCGCCGAAATGAGCCGGATGTTCGGCTTTCCCGACCTGCCGAACCTGCCGGCCCGCTTCAACATCGCGCCGACCCAGGACGTCGCGGTGGTGCGCTGGCTGGACGACGGGAAGCGGCGCGCGCTGTCCCTGGTGCGCTGGGGGCTGGTGCCCCACTGGGCCGACGACCCGTCGATCGGCAGCCGGATGATCAACGCGCGGTCCGAATCGGTCGCTGAGAAGCCGTCCTTCCGCAGCGCCTTCGCCCGCCGCCGCTGCCTGGTCCCGGCCGACGGGTTCTATGAATGGCAGCAGCATGTGCCCAAGGGGGAGAAGAAGCAGCCCTTCCGCATCCGCCGCCGCGACCGGCAACCCTTCGCCTTCGCCGGATTGTGGGAGACCTGGAAGGGACCGAAGGGCGGCCCGGCGCTGGACCACCCGCTGGAGACGGTCACCATCGTGACGACCACGGCCAACGGCGTGCTGAAGCCGCTGCACGAGCGGATGCCGGTGATCCTGGCCGAGGACGACTATGCCGCGTGGCTGGACCCGGAGACATCCGGGGAGGCCGCCGGGGCGCTGCTTCGGCCCTGCCCGGAGGATTGGCTGGAGGCCTATCCGGTCAGCACGCGTGTGAACAGCGTGCGGAACGACGACCCGTCCTGCGTCGAGCCGGTCGAGGGGGCCGGGGTGATGGCGGGGACGGCGGAGCAGGCGCCGGAGCCGAGGCAGCCGAAGCTGCTGTGACGGGGGCTGATGCCTCCGGGGTGTGGCCGCGGATGTCATCAAACGTGATCATGGGGGCGGGCGGCGGGCGCTCCTGTTCCGAAGGTGCCGAGGGGGCCGCAGATTACGGCGATGGACTCAGATGAGGGGCGATATGTGAGCTTTTGTCATGATCGGACGGCGGCGTTCCTTCCATTCGTCTCTTTCATCTCCCTTTCATCATGCGCGGGCTTGACCCGCGTATCCACGTGCGAACCATCACGGCGCAGGATGCTGACATCACACTCCCCCGGAACATGTCAGCAAACGTGATCATCCGTGCGCAGGGGGCGGGGTGGTGTCGTGGGTCCTGTAGTGCTCCTTCCCGTCATGCGCGGATTTGACTCGCGGCTGCCCGGCACGCCGATTGCCGACTCAATCAGAGGATGCTGTTCTGGTAGAGCGTTCCTCTCTTCATCGTCATGACCGGGCTTGACCCGGTCATCGCTTGCAGGCTTCATCAGCGCCGCCCTGCAGGGAGATACCCGGATCAAGTCCGGGTAGGACGAAAAGGGGGCGCTTCTGCCCATAGCTCAGCCTTTTGAGCGGTAAGCGACAACCGTGCCGGACAGCCGCGGGCTTGACCCGCACATCCACGTGCGAACCTTCGCGACGGCGATTGCTGATATCATCCCCCCGGATCGTGTCAGCAAATGTATTCATACGCGCGCGGAAGCAAGCGGGTGTCGGGGTCCTGATATTCACGCTGCAAAGATCCGGCACCGGGATGCGGCGGCGAGTCTAGCGCGAATTGGTGAAGGAATACCTTCCTGGCAGCGCGAAAGAAACTTTCGCGCGAGCGTTTCAACAAATTTTATACAAATAGACGATAAAGAAGGCGCCAGGATGTCCGCAAGGTAGTGCGGGCACCGAGGCGCCGGCCCGATTCCGTGCCGGCCGATCCACAGGCAATCGGGGGCACGGACTTGGACAAGGGCAGGGATCTGGTCGCCGCGCTGGCGGGGATGTTCATGGTTGCCTCGGCCGGCGGCGGGTCGGGTGTCGCCGTCGCGGCATCCTCCGACGGGGCGGACCCGCTGAAGCGCTATATCGAGGCGATCTCCGACGCGGCCGTTCCGACCCCGGCCAAGATCGATGATCGCCTGGTGCCCATCCGTCGCGATAACTCGGCCCTGCGCTGGGAGACCGAGGCCGCCGATTCCCGGGTCAAGGTTGTGTCCTGGATGTCGGAAAGCGCGTTCCAGCGTTTCTATTCCCAGCCGGAGGAGCTGCCGGCGGACAAGTCGGCCCCGCCGAACTGGGGCACGGTGATGTGGGTGACGGCCGTTCCGCAGGTGCGGGACTTCTGCCGCTCGCTGGGCACCCGCGACACGGTCGCGATCACCAGCCGCCTTCTCCAGCTTTTCGGGTTGCCACCGACCGGGCAGAACGCCCGCTTCGTGGAGATGTGGGTGTCGCCCAAGGACATGCTGCGCCCCTGTCCCGACCGCGAAGTGGACGACAGCCGCTGCGAGGTCGATACGGCAAGCGACGTTGATGATTATCGGACCTGGTTCACCGGCAACTATGCAAAGTCCTACAACGCCTCCGGCTTTCCGTGGACGCGGCTGGGATACACCTATGACTGGGCGCCCGCCGACGACAAGGCGAACCCGAACAAGCCCAAGGGCGCCAGCGAGTTCATCCTGAAGCCGGGAACGCCCTATACGATCACCGGGCGGTACACGACCGCCGAATATTGCGGGCGGCCGGCGCGGTGAAGACGGGGCCGTGATGCGGGGCGGTGAATTTGATTGACCCGGAGGTGCCGGCGAGTATGATCCCGGCACTTTCCCCAGGGAGCCCCTGTGGCGGAATCGGTAGACGCGGCGGACTCAAAATCCGTTGCCAGTGATGGCGTGCCAGTTCGAGTCTGGCCGGGGGCACCAGTCAAACCAAAAACTTAGAGCGTATGAGAGCCTGTTGCGGGCTTTACTCAACGGCTGTATTGCAGTCTTGCCCGGGTAGCAGGAGATCCGTACTCAGGCGTGAGTCCAGGTAAGTTCCGGGGTATGTTGTCCGGCGGTCGGCCATGTCGGATCGCGGCGCTGTCTTGACGAAGATACATCTTATTCACGATTCAGCTTAGTGCGTTATCTTTCCGAGAGAGAAGTAATCCCTGAATCGTGCCCGACGAATCTAACCGCTTTTTTCAAAATGACCCAAACGTTAAAAATTTCTTTGCTCCGTTATCAGTAGGGAGCTGGACATCAATCGCCCTGTACATGGCCTATCCTACAAGGTTTTCTACTCCTGCACTGGCGGCCATTGTTGGGCGGCGTGAAGCACGCGAAGGATCGTCACCGCGCGAGTGTCTTCGGTATAGACAACCACGTAATTTGTTCGAACCACCATTTCACGTGTGCCGGCGATTCGGCCGGTCCGGTAGAGCTTCGGATGTTCAGGCAGCTTTGCAGTCTTCGCCTCAATATCGTTCTTCAGACGCTGAGCGGCGTCCAGATTGTCATCTGATATGTAATCGATGATTGCCAGGAGATCGGCGAGAGCCGTCTTCCGCCAC contains:
- a CDS encoding methyl-accepting chemotaxis protein, whose amino-acid sequence is MSLGLLKSIAGSRSDALPAAVRPAPVPVPAPAAEPPADAGYDDLLGRWLGFSELQNHCLDALATEVRRTSDLVESSTLEISSRFRDLATSAQEQTKRVEDIIAVANSVTIDGEAIPLDRVVATMQQILVEMVNNIVNLSKQAMTMVYVLDDVVRDVGEVEKSIADIDTINRQTNFLALNATIEASRAGEAGRTFAVVANEVRHLSKATGDLAGRMRDKVGAVVVGVRRGHEILRDIANTDLSPQMLAKDRIDMTMMSLVAQSQHFQSVLQDAARVSTEISAHISQVITRMQFQDLAKQRLDHVIDGMTVMSNGLGELGARTRLALPAGTGMDFPQEWVDQLLSGMTLSELRQRFVRRMLLAGSALDAHGALDHETGFPEADGADPGLSDGTDDDNVELF
- a CDS encoding response regulator, whose translation is MNGVMEMASAAALTELRQVGIFDCLILVVDDTDFNRTLITAMLRQAGFRRIEHAVDGIDALRKIDHEVPDLVILDIVMPGLDGFEVCRRLRAEDRFADLPVLVQTALSNTEDRNKAFQLGTTDLITKPIDRNELLARVRIHLENRMLIQDLQLYRTRLENELAMAREMYGHLLPTAAIFDQISRDSGVRIRHHRAVSSELGGDIWGVIPLQEGRFGLYLLDMTGTGVSAALNAFRMHTVLHELAPLASYPSRFLTEANARAVGLFESDERAAMIYGVVDPIAGTFSYTTASAKRPILVRRGADAATLGEADGAPVGHAAESVYHTRTLAFGPGAMLLLYNNAVLTALPGDGGKAAERALADLAVPALQAPSLDEAYDRMVAALARAVGDRPGQDMTLVFLAKDACTSPWAER
- the cysQ gene encoding 3'(2'),5'-bisphosphate nucleotidase CysQ, which gives rise to MSDRRADQSLDHGFAKLLPAVRTIAREAGQVILRYYTDTVTAHVKADGSPVTAADHAAESVILPALHHLTPNIPVISEEQHAAGKSPPGDHGTYWLVDPLDGTRSFVEHTGEFTVNIGLVKDGVPVLGVMYLPVDGDLYAAAGPGTAVHCVQGRSDVPISARMIPPDGLVVLSSRRHGDRERLDKFLEGKLVKEHRHSSSALKFCLIARGEVDVYPRFGPTCEWDTAAGHAILLAAGGSIETPDGKPLGYGKPDFLNGEFIAYGRR
- a CDS encoding ferritin-like domain-containing protein — its product is MSIRSAAVTVLTTADPAEKVRLSRRFAEEWRTGALAGIEPPGPPVPPDRPARPDYPELRLPRDMPPRRKAGSVAGRTALIHALAHIELNAIDLSWDIVARFGAGMPKGFTDDWVQVADDEARHFDMLCRRLADLGSRYGALPAHDGLWQASRDTAHDLAARLAIVPLVLEARGLDVTPAMIRNLRTVGDDAGADALQIIHDDEITHVAAGRRWFEHVCDKLGVPPIPTWQNLVRTHFKGGLKRPFNEESRDKAGFSAAFYDPIADG
- a CDS encoding STAS domain-containing protein, which translates into the protein MDYRIELDDLEARIFISGRLTFNDHGKVRSMIQEMVQSHPKRQVMMIGGLDFVDSSGLGMILVAREEVAQVDKKLFLRGAQGQVKRVLAVAQLDKIVDIQD
- a CDS encoding ATP-binding protein, yielding MGASTLYGVGLAAEHLQEIAALVDRGGCPVVCGLPADAARIDGAAVLAAGLDQACLSEVLDRGAGACIEIGSLDAPTAAECVRRAAGCTLFLSLTTASAYRLPVAQTVVAVIDGRAPLGQERCYDIELALQEAVSNAVIHGNLTVSSLRGPTLAALDTFSCDLNERLADPALANLRVGIAVSIDDARITIDVIDQGPGFVPKPRAPTTASGRGIGLIESLAAEWELLDDGRRVRMRFAR
- a CDS encoding PP2C family protein-serine/threonine phosphatase yields the protein MSSSASAPVSIRNARILVVDDNRVNRHLLVAVLQRGGFPHVEMAEDGIDALAKIEANAPDLILLDLMMPKLDGFEVCRRLRTDPNRRDLPILVQSSLSGSEDRTRAFSVGATDFVSKPINATELLSRVRIHLENQALLRDLQGYRRRRQGELALARSMQERLLPAPSRLRETKADLGLSLAAHFEPSSELGGDFWDLRRDGRGRLIVWLVDFSGHGVGAALNTFRLHAILRQMDLNDFDPADHLREVNERVCPLLRSGQFATMLVGVVDPVENTFHYASAGAPAPMVWQAGDAAPEFGDSSGLPVGILASARYQNRDLALPVGGRLFLYSDGASELWTSEDTVLGEEGLLDLVRGHMHQEEDAGFLAGLLGSLTALGNFDDDVTALVLTRRA